The Penicillium psychrofluorescens genome assembly, chromosome: 2 nucleotide sequence AGTATCTGGATGGCTCTTTTGATCCTCAGCCATAGTGACGGTTGATGATTAGGAAAAAACACATTCTTGAATCCCTCATTTGTTTGCATCCCAGAGTGATCGGCTGCGGGGTATCTTGTACGTATAGAGCTCTGCAGGTCTCGGCAGACTATCAAGTTTGAAAATACCCGGTAATCGTTACGTTCTCTGTGGAAGTGATGGCCGATCCCTGCAGCCGCCCGCCAGGGATGGGAATCCTGCCTGGTTGCTTtgtgtcggagtggaattcccactagtcATTTACTGGGAtccatcttctgcatcctgatcacctgatctcccaggcgtccagcgcaatttccacattccggcagttttttccgctttctgcccataaaatccaggataatagatagactgaatatcatcgttttcatcattgtctgaATCAGACAGCTTGGTAACGtaattcctgggcgagtgTCAAAATTTAAAAAATATTTTCTTgcattaccaaaaaatacaaCTCCGAAgacaacaaatatatatatctaaaCTACAAAACATGATAAACCTTTTAAATCTCATAAATAGGCTACgtatgatccaaaaagtaCTATTATATAATAAAACTTCATATCAAGCTATGGTTGTAGAGATATTGAGTTGTAAAATAtcccatttactatggtgttttcggctggcccactcgcttgggtggcctACTCACCCCTGGACCATAGCCTCGTGCAAGGCCGCCCATCTGTGCGTCATTGGGAGGGTTGCATACAGAAACTATTGTGGATGGGGCTTGAGTTGATGCACTAATATACGTAATACTTCTTTcccgccgccaccaacggcCCTAAGCAGGCTTGGGATTAGTGCATTACCAAAGAATTGACCCCGAGTAATTTTCATATTTCCCCTTTACCCGTATCTAGTATAGTAGGGCGGTACCTGGAACGGCGCACTGGCGGTAGTACAGTGGTGTTCGCAGGCAGATCTCTAGGGAAGTTGACGAAGGAAGAATGGTCTGATCTGCGCTACTACTAGCCTTGTATACACGCACTAGGTCATCTAACAGCAGAGGGCATTTGCCCGGCTGCACGAGTTACTTTAGGATACTTCCTCGTATTCGTGAAACATGGTCATGCAGTTGCGATTTTCGCCGCAACTAGGTTTCTTCACACCATTTATGGGTCTATGGGTTCTTCCGGAAGTATTTCCTAAATGGGTCATGAATTCTACCCTGTACAGCTAACATCAACTAAGATCAACATTTAACCAACTAGCTAACACAGCCTTGTACTAACACGCCTTCACCGTCACAAGAATGCCTGGCGTATCGCGTGCCTGCGCCCCCAAAATGTAGTCCCGGCTCACGTCGATGTCGCGACTGCGTTGGACAGCGGACACATCGAAGTCGAACTGCCGGAAGACCGCCGCTAGGATCAGAACCAGCTCGGCACGCGCCAGATTCATACCTAGACAAGAGCGCGTGCCTCGGTTGAACGGCACTAGGTATCGTTCCAGTCGCTTGCCGTCGGGTCCCAGCCAGCGCTCGGGGCGGAAGACGCGAGGCTGCGGGAAGATGGTGTCGTTGAGATGGGTGAGCATTGCCGTCATGCCAACGGTAGTGTTTGCGGGAATGAAGATCCCGCGGCATTGGAGCGGCTGGTCGGGAAATTGGCGGCCAATGCGATGGGTGACGGGGTCACATAGCCGCAGACCCTCCTGGATCACGGCTGTCAGGTAGGGGAGTTGTTCGAGCTTGGTCAAGGAGGGAAATTGCTGAAGGTCCGGGATGGCGGCCACGAGCTCGTCATGCAGCCGTTGCCGCACCGCTGGGTTGGCAGCAATGTGATAGGCTGTCCCACGTAGTACATATGCTCTGGGACCGGTTAGTTTCTCAACAAGAGTCACTGTAGAAAGATTTACGTTGTCCCGGAACCCGCGGTCACCAAGCTGAAGGCTTCATCGCGCAACCTGTCCCTCTGTAGCTCGACCGCGGGGAGCTTACTGGCTAGTAGCTCGTGGAAGACTGTCCGATGGCCGGCTTTCTCGTACGCTGTATCCTCACCATGCCGAATAGCCTCTACCTGCCGAGACAAATCCTATGGGGATGCCGGTCAgcccctctctccttctaTCTCACATGCGACGACCTTACCCGACGAAAATCCAAAAtgtccgccatggccggggCCAGGATCTTGTTGACGCGGTCCTAAATATTCCACTCCGGATGAGTACCTAGGTATGTGTCTCCCTGGTTTGGAGAGCAGAACAGCCTTACCGGCAGTGAATATGTGAGGCGCATCAACCATGGAATATGGATATTCAGCAAGCTGACCTCCAGGAAGCTATCCACATCATCGAATCCCTTACGACCGAAATCGGGCTGGCGCACGTTAACGGGCTCACGGGCAAAGCAGTAGGcgttgatgatatccagagTCACCGCGGCGTATATGTACTTCATATTCAGCATGCCACCCGTCTGAGCCACGTGGTGCAGACGCTCTCGCAGAATCTCAATTGGACGCCACATGACTGGGACTAGGTCGGTGACGGATTTCTTGGAAAAGAAGGGGTTTAGGGCATTACGGCGCACACGGTGTAGGTCATGCGATTGAGTACCAATAGTCTAGCTCTGTCAATGATATTCCCTTTCTCGTAGATGCTAGATGAACCGATGGAGAGGGGGAGATATACCGCCGGATAGGGTCCAAAGGCCTCCGCGACGCGCAGGGGTTTCTCTGCGCGGCCATTGGTCTGGTTGAAGACCTGATCGAAGAAATCAGGGTCATCGATGTGCACTTCATCGGGGTTGATGCGAATGACTGGGCCTGGTAGGGAAGCAGTACATCAGGTCGGCTCTAGGAAGACGGTGGGTGGGGTTGGTACCATATTTGCGATGTTGGGCCCGAAGCTGGAAGGTGAACTGGCCACTTCGATACAGGTCGTAGTACCATTCATACAGATAGGTGATCTTGGCCAATGGAGGACCGGGGATATGAGCGAGAGGATGGAAGTAGACTCGGTAGGCGAGGAGAGAGATCAGGGCCACGAGGgccagcgacagcagcagcaggacaTCCATTCTGGTGCAGTGGAGTCGGGATGGTTTTACAGTGAGGTATGAGGATGCGTCCATCCTCTTGACTGATTTGTCATGTGATCCCTTATTCGCTTTTGGCCTTCATGTCATGGCCAAGTTAACCGACCTCCTCtgaggaggtggtgatgcAACGCGGGGCCGACTGAAACGCGTTGGATGTTGGGGGCCGTTGATAGGCCCCTCCATTTCTTTGTATTAACTTGTGAATAAAGTTCAGAATTATGAATTCGTAGTTGGCTCGATCCGTGGTCAGCCGCCCAGGTCGGTTGGGGGCCGAATGGCGAAATCCAGTCCCCTTACGGAGTCgctcatccaccacccacgGCCCAGCCGCACTAAAGTTAAGCTAGGttgtggaaatgggaaataagcgtaatcactagtaattctaccaagcTGTCTGATtcagacaatgatgaaaacgatgatattcagtctatctattatcctggattttataGGGGCAGAGAGCGGAAAAACTGCCAGAAGGTGGAAATtgcgctggacgcctagatctgatggatcagatcaggtgatcaggatgcggaagatggatcccAGTAAATgactagtgggaattccactccgacatAAGTTAATGTACCGACACCCTATCTAGCGCACGTCCCCTGTCACTCAGATCCCTGAAGAACCTTGCATTCAACTTTTTGGGGGCCGTGTGGCTTGCGGACTTCCACCAATGGCCATCGGTTCCCCTGTCGTGTGGTGGAGGATCCCACCATATGAGCTCATAGATTAGCGAGAAAGTACGAATGGTATGTTGGTATCTCCCACTACAGACTGGATCGATTCCCCTCCCGATGAAAGGCCGGTACTGTGTAGCCGtgggtcttcttccacatccacTCCTGCGCCTGTTGCACTGTGAACGGCACCAGATTCTCGACCTCCAGCGATTCCGCCCTCAGTCCCCGCGCCCGGATGAACAGCGCACTCGACGGCGGTCGCTCGCCCCCCGCAAACCGGACGATCGCCTGGGCCCACTCCCCGAGGATCTGCTTCGTCTGCGGGGCCGCCCGGAACACCCAGAAGAAGGTGTGGGGCATACTCTCATATTCGCACAGGGTGACCGACCCGCCTGCACGATGAATCTCCCGCGCCACGAGTCGAGAAGCATCCACAATCTGCTCCTGTCCGGAGCCCATCCAGATCGGACACGCGCCCGTCCAGTTgtccgcggcggcgggaCTTGCTAGCGGATGGGCCAGCATGCCCGCCTCGCAGTAGAGGTTGGCGCGGGGTGGTCGCGTCGGCCAGGCAGGACAGGTGGGAAAGCTTTTCTCCAGGTACGGAAGCTTctcgatggggatggggaagaTGTCGCAGTGGGCGTTGCGCTCGAACGACGGGAAGCCGTTGGTGAGGTCTGCCACGGGGCTGAGCAGGGCCAGACCTGCCGGCACGACTGGCGGCTGTGTGGCACCATGGAAGGTGATGGTGGCTCCTCGACGCTGCAGCCGGAGCAAGACCTGGAGAAGACCCAAGGCCAGACAGGCCCCCGAACTATCGCCGGCCACGACGATCGAGGAGGCGGGCACAGGCGCGTGGGGGCTGCCTGGCGGGGGTTTCAGCAGGGTGATGTAGGCCTGGAAGGCGTCTAGCAGGGCCGCGGGGAAGGGATTCTGCGGGGCCAGTCGCTGTCGCACGAGCAGGATCTTAGCGCCCGTGGACTGGGATAGAGCGGCGGCCGTCTTGCGATAGCCAGAGGGGGTATTCAACCTGATCGATCATCGATCATCGTCAGAACTCGGGATAGATATCGGGGAGGGGACAACAGAGAGCAGGGAAGGGACCGACACAAAAGAGCCCCCGTAGAGGTAGAGGATGGTCAGCGGGCTCGTGGTCTCCGCCGTCAACTTGTCGAacttttccttctccccaATGGCTGGCTCCGGCGTGTCTTTCTGGACATTGCTGCGGTAGCCCACCCATTCACAGTCGAGTGGTGCCGAGGCCGGGCGGTCGTAGCGTACCCGGTGCTCGTTGGCCTCGTCGAccagctgcaggagaaggTCGCGGGAGGTATCGTCAGTCGGGCTAGGGAGAGAAAACTTGCTAACCCACAAAGGGCCCTTGACGGGATCGTTGCGGCAGGTGGCTTTTTgctggatggagatggcggtgTTGTGGGCGCCCTTGAGGTACTCGGCACGCACCTTCTGGGCTGCGGCCACCAGGTGCTTGGAGTTCTGGAAATCCATGATGGGTTGGGCAAATACAATCTATGATGGGGGACTATCGGTTTAAGGAAAAAAGGATGAGATGGGGGGGAGTGCGGAGAAGGATTAAAATAGAAGCCCCATTCTTTGTTCCCATCGATCCCTCGGAACTGAGCTGCAGAGATGGTGACGTCCATTGCCATTATGAAACCCAATCATCATTATtagtagtggtggtagtagtagtagtagatCATTTCCTAGTGTAGTGCGGCAGTAAACCTACTCGAGGGGAGGATTCAGAGAGCAGGGTAGTAACGCCACGAGTATGGAATCCCTGTTCATCCGTTCCCCAAAAATACAGTCGCTCTGCCCCTCTGTTCTGCATAGTCATGTCGGATGTACGTGCACTTTGATCGTCCTGTACGGTAGTCACATCGAAGCACGAGATACTACAGGATGATTAAAATTTCATCACTTATAGGAATGATCGGCCTGAGTGAACTTGACCACCCATGACACAGAAGAAATGACCGGGGTGATGATATTGGCCACCCACTAAATACATTGCAACAAGCCACATTAGCCCATTCCAACACCTCTATGATTGCTCTCGGTGATTAATTCCTTCACCTTTTAAGCGAATCTGCCATTTCACCACTTCAGCAATCAATGATCAAGGCGATTACATTTCAACGCCCGATCCACGTCTACAAGTAGACCATCGTATGTTACATGTAAATCAAATCTTGTCGTATATGGTTTTTTCATTATTGTATTATTACGAAACCTGATATGTACTCTTGGTCCTCCTCCCTAGTCAAACGACCGGGGCCAGGTTGGGGGCCCAGAATCCGGCACCTGCAGGTGTCCTCGGACATTAATATATCATTTGCCCCCTGCTTCTTATGCGGTGCTGTCCTGAAGATATCTTTGTGGAAGAAATCCTAACGCAGAGGGGAACGATAAACCCCACGGAGAcaaaacagaaacaaagacgAGCTTGAACAGAAAGCAGGATTATCACAATGGCCGATATAGCAACATCACACCCCTACAAGCTTGGGCTTAACCAGGCCGGTTATGCGACCCTGGTGTCTAGCATATTCTTCATTGTCCTGTCCATTGTGGCGGTCGGTCTACGCATCGGCACTCGGCGAATGTTGGGCAACCACCTGGGACTGGACGACTGGCTGGCCATAATCAGTGTCGTCGTCTTCATGGGCTTTTGCGGCGATGTCCTGGTAGGAGTCTACACCTACGGGGGCGGGCAGGTCTATACCAACAAGCTAGAGGCCGAAGAGAACCTGATCCAGTACATGAAATCGGAGTATGCCATTCCGCCGCTTTATGCCATCAACGTGACGCTGGTCAAGATGTCGATCCTATGTTTCTATCATCGCATCTTCTCCGTCGCCTCCTTCCGTCGCATCAACTACGGCGCGGGGATCTTCTGTCTCGTCTGGTTCACGGCCGCCTTCATTGGAGACATGCTGTACTGTATCCCCATCCGCCAGTTCTGGGATCCCACTGCAGGTGGCTCCTGCTTCAACTTCGCCGACTACTTCCTAGCAATGGAGCTTATCGACCTGCTCCTGGACGTGGTTATTATTGCACTTCCTCTCAAGACCATCGCCAGCCTGCATCTCTCTttgcggaagaagctggccTTGCTAGGGATTTTCTTGCTGAGTGTCTTGTAAGCCATCTCCCCGACTAACATGGTGGTCCAACAAATCCGGTACTAACATGCACAGTGTCATTGTAACTGGTGCCATCCGCATCGCCTACGTCTACCGACCCGGCAACCAACTTCGTGAGTCTCGGCGTACAATCTGGCGGCCAATTGCTAACCTGTTCCAGTCTCACTCTCTCAGGCCTCCCTCTGGTCCGTCATCAATCTCGGAGTCGCCATCCTGTGCGCCTGTCTGCCCATCTACCGTCCCTGGCTCCCCAAGGTCGGCAACCTCCCAAGCATTTTGCGCAGTCGCTACGGCAAGTCCTCGCACGGTGACACCAGCCACctcgaggccatcaaccCGGGTAACTCGAACATGAAGAGCTACGGGTCGCGACCCGCGCACTACTACCAGATGAATGATAGTCACAATGACGTACTGCCCCTAACCCACATTGCGGCGGACGATCCACGGGGTCTCCAGAATTCGAGCCAAGGGATTCGAGTCCAGCAAGAGGTGCAAGTGGTGTAAGCATTATGGATGGTATCTACTGTAATGGGCTGTAAATAGTGAGACCTCACCAATGGCCTTGTCTTGTTGACGTTTGTATTTCTTGTCCATGGCGTTTAGAGTGTTTTAATGGCAGAGTGATTATGATCATTATGATCCGATAAAACGTAGAAGTTTATAGATGCCGTTGGGTTCATAAAATCTCGGGCGACTTTTGAGACATGAAAAGAGGTGTACATGTAGAGATAAGACTAGAATAACTGCTTAGCACTTCCACGTCCATCCTGGTCATGGATTTCTCCTAGAACTTCCACACCAAAACAATCGCTCGGACGGTACAGTGGTACTGCAAAGTCTGATATACCCTGTATGCAAATACCGCCATACCATTTGCGTAATGTACAGTACTGAGAAGTTAATTCTCCATTTTCCTCTTTCGCGCCTGCAGGATCAACTTTAAGATCTTTTGGGCCCCCACGGCCCCACCCCTCCCCGATTTACCTACTTTGAAAACCACGTTAGTTTTGCCGGGCCTCGTCACCAACAGAAGCGAGGCCAATGAATCTTGGTCGGCTGTTTATCAACTCATCGCGGGGGGCACAACGCGAGTCAATCATTGGCATAACGCTATTGGCCCCCAATGTAACATGTCCCAGTGACGCGTCTTCCCCCAACCAAGCATGTGTTTTTACCCTTCACCAGCAAATTGTTCCTGCCGTTTACCGTAaccgatgatgaagagcggGGTGATTGCTCGAGTGTAGTGCCTCGGGATCCACAGGGTGCAGGCGTGTGGCATGACGATGGTCCTGTTTGCCTTTCAGCTGGGGGCTGTCTAGATGTGCATTGGCCTCAGCCTTGGCAGTAACAGCCTAGGCAATCAGCAGGGATGGATGTATTGTATATCGTAAAGTGTGGTTTCTAGCTGAATGCCGGTCTGTCATTGCGAGGGCTCTCCCCGCACAGAATTCGAGTTCCAATTTATGTTCAGTTTTGTTCCCTATGCCAGAGCGCTTGCATCCCTCTATTCTATCATCTCTGGTACCGCTGTGCTTCAATTGCGATGGCTGGCTCGCTAAACATTCGAGTTCAGAACGCGTATGATGACGCGCCACGCACGTTTTACCCTGTGGTCGTTATTGGAGCGGGGGCATCGGGCATCGCAGCGGGCTGTCGACTGAAGCAGAAATGCGGTTGCGATCAATTCCGAATCTTCGACCGTCAATCGGGCATTGGAGGTAGGTGCTCACGGTACATGACTTTGTGAAGGAGCTTGACTCATTCGCGAGGAAACAGGCACATGGTGGAGCAACCGGTATCCCGGCGTGGTAAGTCGTTCCCCGTGCTGCATTGGATATGTTGTATATTGATATCTCCCCTAGGCATGCGATGTGTAAGTAGTCGATGACTATCCCCGAAGATGAAACTGAAAGCTAATGTTAGCTAGACCGGCATTCTTTTACTCTTTTTCCTTTGCACCAAACTATCGGTCTAGGACTATCTTTCCCTCCGGTCGTGACTACGTCGACTATCTGTACAACGTGGTAGAGCGAGCTGGAATCGCAGATAAAATACAGCTCGGCACGGAAGTCACGTCTGTGGAGTGGATTGAGGAGGATGCTGAATGGGAGCTACAGGTCTACCAGATCCATGGCCAAGAGTCGGGGAACGGAGATCCTGAAGTTGCACGGCCCGTCGAGACTGTCCGGGCCAAGGTGGTGATCAGTGCTGTGGGGGTTCTGGCCGATCCAGCTGAATGGCCTTCCGACGTTGCTGGTCGCGATGACTATCACGGAGAGGTGATACACTCAGCCCGCTGGCCCGAGAAGACGAATTTGGATGGTAAAGATGTCGTGCTCGTTGGGTCTGGTTGCAGTGCGGCTCAGATTGCACCGGCCCTACTCCAAACCAACGTCAAATCATTGACTCAGATCATGCGGGAACCGCCATGGCTTGTGCCGCGTGTGGAGGAGCCCGGTGGACGAGAGGCTTATGCCAGGTGGGCACCACGCATATATAGCGTTATACCAGGCCTGGGCTATACGGTTCGAATGCTGCTCTGTGGTGTATCCGAGCTACTATGGTACACAGTGTTTCAGCAACCGAACGGATCCTTGAGGCAACATGAGGAGGCATCGTCCCTTGCCCACATGCGGGCATTAGCTCCCACCGCATACCACGACCAACTGACGCCTAAATACCACATGGGGTGCAAGCGCCGGATATATGACAATGACTGGCTGCGGGGGATGCATGACCCGCGCTTTTTGCTCGAATCACGACCCTGGCGCAGCGCAGCCGATACCTCCATCACCGTGGGcgacaagaacaagatcaaGACCTACCATGCTGACGCGCTTATCCTCGCGACAGGGTTTGAGGCCACCCAGTTTCTGCACTCGGTCTCTGTCGTGGGAAGACGTGGGCTTTCTCTGCACGGGCTGTGGGCGACTCGGGGCGGCCCGCATGCTTATCTCGGAACAGCAGTGGACGGATTTCCCAATTTCTTCCTAATTTTAGGGCCGAACACGTTTGCGGGACACACGTCAGTCATGATGGCAATTGAAAACAGCGTGGATCATGCACTGCGACTGATCACCCCCGTTTTGAACTGCGAAGTTGAGACTGTTGAGCCCAAGACTGTTGCTGTCCAGACCTGGCTGGCAGGTATCCGGCGCGATATGGCCACTACGGTATTTGCTGGGTGTCAGAGTTGGTACAACGGTAGAGGTGGGTACAACTCGGTGATGTATCCGTATGTGACCCTCATTTTCCTCAAACACTGACTAGAGTGAGGCGATTCTAACGCTATGTAGTCGCTCCCAGCTGGATTTCTATCTGCGATGTCAGTACCCCCGGCTGTCTGACTGGGACCGGGTCTTAGCCCCTCGGGGCCGCCAAAAACGGCTTTTGCGTCGGGTAAAGGCGGCGTTGGTAATGGGGACGCTGACTTGTGCCTTGGTCTTCTACCGGCAAGTGCAGAAGCATGCCGTTGACAGTGGGATTGTGGATGAAATGGCCAAGACTGCAATGCGCGTGCTTGGTTTCATCGCCCAAATAGCGCAGGAGAGCCGCGACTGGGTTCTTCAACACACTCCCAAAATCCGATAGGGAGTATCCAATAACATGTAACTATCTGTTGGGGATTGGATCTCCGGCTGCAAGATTACGTTCCATCTACTTTGTTGCATTTTTTACTTGACATGGCAAAGCTTGCCTTTTTTTCCCTAACAcaattcttcttcaacaacgGCCAGATGGTGTAGTTGGTGTTAGGGTAAAATCCCCATTGGGTAATTTACCAGGTGGTCTATCTACCGACTTGTTATGGGACCTTTGTATAATGTCCTAATATAGTTATACTCAGCTAAAGCTTTATGTACTAACGGCCTTTCTATTCTACTATATTTCCCCCTTATcatgttttccccttgtttctttctttcttctttaacgaatccttcttgtaCATAGGACACTCTATTAATtgatacaatttggcttgttccctaACAAATCTAGCTATACAATTTCATGAATGTCGTTTGCTCGCGTGAAATAGGTATATTGAGATGAGTTAAAGAGAAATACAGCCGATTTTATTATGACCCATCAATCAAAAGGTCGAAACAACTACGATGGAATTCTGGTATGCTTTAATAAAATAGTCACTAACAACCATGGCCCCGCCAAATGTGTCTAAacagagaaacaaaaaaaaaaaaaaaagaagttTGGCGGAAGGGCCTCTAAGAtcggaaaagaagaatccgaCGCTCATGTTCGAAGGCCATGGACTTCCCCAGCATGCCTTAGCAAGCGCATCTCGTGCAGGACGGATAGATCGTAAAAATTACATCTTCGGTCTATCAAGTGTGAGTCCCTAAAATGCCTCCTCACTCCATTGTAGTCCGCATATGCCTTAGGACATTGGAAGCATGCGAATGTTTGCTCTGAATTTGGGATTTGCTTCCCGTCAGAGGTATGTCCGTTCTCTGATGACGTATTCGGCGGCGTAGCAGTCCTGATCTTTCGAGCTGGCGGAGAGGGAACAACGTCCTCACTGTCGGACGGCGCAGAGCGCTTCCGTCGTCCCCGAAGGGGTCCACCCCCTCTGAAAGCCGCAATATTGTattccagcagcaacagctTTTTTGCGCCGCGTCCACTCGTCTTCTAATGAATCGGTAGTGGACCAAGTAAAGAATGTCTCCTCCAGAAGAATCTGCTCCGATGGCATTTCAAACTCCTTCCGTAATACCTCGCGCGCAGGCTCATCACTGACAGCCTCACCAGTCAGCTGTCTTTCAATGTCAATCACCGCCTGTTTCCGACTGAAATCACGGCGTGTTTCTTTCCGGCGTTTGTCTTGCAGACGCCGGCGCAGATTGTGGACTTGACGCTTCTGGTCCTCCAGCATCGCCCGCAATGCTGGGTTATGAGAGCGATCAGCGCACTGGGTCTCTAAATCGACTTGCCAGCGTATGGCTGATTGCAGTTCTGGGTATTTCTCCACTGATTCCCGGTCAGCGTCGCTCAGGTATCGTGGCCGCCGCTGATCAATCCAACGGCTCATCCGGGTCACAGCCTTTGAGAACTCTTCGTCTGGATTGAGGCCGCACATCATCTCCTATAAGCCAGTATGCCGACAGGGACGATAATGTCTGATAAACGTTCTGCTAGTGGCGTAGGCCATGATCACATTACGCTGTGCTTCACTAACAAAACCTAGGTAGAAGAGTTAGTCCGCTCATCTAGAGAAAATCAGAACTTTGCGAATCTAAAGTCCACTTACTACTCTTGTTAAGTAAATCACCTCCTCCGTATCGAAATTGGTAAGAGAAAAAATGATTAAGGAAGCCGTGTATCTCACCGGATGTCCTGAGCTGTGCGTCGAGTGTGCTACTACTTATGGGCGTCTCCCACAAAATGCGGGGCTGGCCATAGATCACCTCAACCTTCGGAAAGACACAGTAATtatccatctccttcttcaaggGAAGCGGCATTTCATGTCGGCCACCCTCAACAAGCAATCTCCGAAGGTCTTCCATCGATGTTAAGTAAGGCGCTTCAAAGGCGTGAACGTAAAATAATATAATGAAGAGTAGGACATGCGGGCTGAAGACAAGCGATACGCCGTAGACGATTTCAGGTAGCGCGAACGTGTTGCTAACGTAAatcccaagcgagcgccgcactAAACCAACTACAGACATTTcaaatcgatttattagactaccaacgccattaatttcaaatttctacctatcagacctattagggcaATGCGTTCTTTTATGCCTAACTTGATTATAGTCACTACATCGTAGGGGGGGCGCGCATGATTAGCCaggaagctaatgcatctaCTTCCGTAGGGGGTCCATTTTGGGATTTATTAGCCTAGTTTAGACTATTAAATGCCCCCCTACCCTCATGACTTCTAAATCCGCTAGATTGAGCGATGCGCTTTGTAGATTTCTGGCGCTACTTCTTTTGTGTCTCATTCGTAGTACGATATCCCTATAATTACTTACGAAGAATTGCTGTATTTTGCATCGAAAATTGCGTCGCTTTGATAACCTAGTCGATTTGCCTCTCTATAGGACTTAATCCGCTTTGTAATTAACGACTAATTAGGCTTTTAATTGATGAAGCTTAGCGATCTAATTGCTTAGGATTCGCTGGCGTTTTAGGGCTCTATGCGCTTAATtgactacctagtcgactaccttAGGGGGTAGGCGTCCGAAGTTGGATATcaagctttgaaatgaccctatcTGGATTATATGgtactaaactagctacttcAAAAGCGCTTTGAATTATTAATGGTTTGAATGCTTCTACGCGAGCCTATAGGAAATGttatgggaccttcgtacAAAGTCCTATTATGGTTATACTCAGCTAAAGCTTCATGAAGCTTTATGCGTTAACTGCCTTTCCTTTCTACTATGTttttccccttattatgttttcccctttgtttcttcctttcttctttaacgaatccttcttatgTATAGGatactctattaattaatataattTAGCTTATTCCCTAATATTAGGATTTGTTCCTTAATAACTCACAAGCTAGTTAGGCGCCCTACtagctatatatatatcgatTACAACATCGACTATACAACGCGTTAGTAAGGCGACCCCCTAACCATAATGTCGAACGTCCTACCC carries:
- a CDS encoding uncharacterized protein (ID:PFLUO_002308-T1.cds;~source:funannotate) — translated: MMCGLNPDEEFSKAVTRMSRWIDQRRPRYLSDADRESVEKYPELQSAIRWQVDLETQCADRSHNPALRAMLEDQKRQVHNLRRRLQDKRRKETRRDFSRKQAVIDIERQLTGEAVSDEPAREVLRKEFEMPSEQILLEETFFTWSTTDSLEDEWTRRKKAVAAGIQYCGFQRGWTPSGTTEALCAVRQ